One Aegilops tauschii subsp. strangulata cultivar AL8/78 chromosome 7, Aet v6.0, whole genome shotgun sequence genomic window carries:
- the LOC109739414 gene encoding aspartyl protease 37-like translates to SPSPAGQPGAHVRRLHLRPLRRAAGPLCRHGHLQRARLGAVWTPAQAHAATPTFLPHHFGSFAPVAPCPSWVRNNSGSFGQIHYADRTCHAGDYSCAARGRYVEHIYGAGNTSGYLATDKFRLGNTKVRSLVFGCSHKVTVPDSVDVASGFVGFNRGPVSLVSQLRISRFSYFITLPDDPDNNKAFVSLSWADHADAKGSHTPLLAARPNQNPYLYYVNLTGLQVDGQLLTDTPAGTFDVRANGSGGVFLSTTSRRPRTRF, encoded by the coding sequence TCACCATCACCAGCCGGGCAGCCCGGCGCACACGTACGGCGCCTTCATCTTCGACCTCTCCGTCGGGCGGCAGGCCCTCTCTGTCGTCATGGACATCTCCAGCGAGCTCGTCTGGGCGCGGTGTGGACCCCGGCTCAGGCCCACGCGGCCACGCCCACCTTCTTGCCCCACCACTTCGGCTCCTTCGCCCCGGTCGCCCCCTGCCCATCATGGGTGCGCAACAACTCCGGCTCCTTTGGCCAGATCCACTATGCTGACCGGACTTGCCACGCCGGCGACTACAGCTGCGCAGCCCGCGGCCGGTACGTAGAGCACATTTACGGCGCCGGCAACACATCCGGCTACCTCGCCACCGACAAGTTCCGCTTGGGGAACACGAAGGTCAGGAGCTTGGTGTTCGGCTGCAGCCACAAGGTCACAGTGCCGGACAGCGTCGACGTCGCCTCCGGCTTCGTGGGATTCAACAGAGGCCCCGTGTCCCTCGTCTCGCAGCTCCGGATCTCAAGGTTCTCCTACTTCATCACGCTCCCCGACGACCCCGACAACAACAAGGCCTTCGTTAGCTTGAGCTGGGCAGACCACGCCGACGCTAAGGGCAGCCACACGCCGCTACTGGCGGCCAGGCCCAACCAGAACCCTTACTTGTACTACGTCAACCTCACCGGCCTGCAGGTGGACGGGCAGCTCCTCACCGACACCCCGGCGGGGACCTTCGACGTCCGGGCGAACGGCTCCGGCGGGGTGTTCCTCAGCACCACCTCGAGGAGGCCGCGTACACGGTTCTGA
- the LOC109739413 gene encoding uncharacterized protein, producing the protein MQGPPGLHPPAPFYPGGYPPPPGWPGYPMPFVPVQGYGAPPGAYPQPGGYPPAGYPQQHGHAPQAGYAVHDKSKKKSSKKGKKGKGGGFGSFLAGAASGAVTVITLTLVDSSSWREGKVVVKRGKDGGKVSKWPRCATTVQEHSGQSHSGSQSRTDESSRKLHRMSPAPDLAAALLPTQLEKKKRKESSRVGSSAPQHTCHARVAGGERMGRGRVEIKRIANDVSRRATFGKRSAGLLKKARELAVLCDVDLGVLVFDGAGAGRQLDYCSPNTSWSDLIERYESINHGEYQKLLADIATLRHERDHLEASVRRQAGEDLPSGATAAELRDLEHKLECALGKDKLMEEQLDESHHRVHILEDQNSFLRHMDMMSEEGRQRAAVEASAEVSELIAPVPPGTLFGGFFPELEEEEAATTIVYCYFPD; encoded by the exons ATGCAAGGCCCTCCTGGTCTGCATCCTCCGGCTCCATTCTACCCCGGTGGATACCCTCCCCCGCCGGGCTGGCCTGGTTACCCTATGCCATTTGTTCCGGTGCAAGGGTACGGAGCTCCACCTGGTGCGTATCCTCAACCCGGAGGATACCCTCCAGCTGGGTATCCACAACAACATGGCCATGCGCCGCAAGCTGGTTATGCCGTCCATGATAAATCGAAGAAGAAGTCTTCAAAGAAAG GAAAAAAAGGTAAGGGTGGTGGCTTCGGCTCATTCCTCGCCGGTGCCGCTAGCGGTGCAGTTACG GTTATAACACTAACACTCGTAGACTCATCATCATGGAGAGAAGGTAAGGTGGTGGTGAAGAGGGGGAAGGACGGTGGGAAGGTGTCG AAGTGGCCCCGGTGTGCCACCACCGTACAGGAGCACAGTGGTCAAAGCCACTCCGGTAGTCAGTCGCGGACGGACGAAAGTTCCCGGAAACTGCACCGCATGTCGCCGGCACCTGACCtagctgctgctctgctccctaCACAACtcgagaagaagaagaggaaggaaagcaGCCGCGTTGGATCAAGCGCACCGCAGCATACGTGCCACGCAAG GGTTGCCGGAGGAGAGAGGATGGGGCGCGGGAGGGTGGAGATCAAGCGGATCGCCAACGACGTCTCGCGGCGGGCCACCTTCGGCAAGCGCAGCGCCGGGCTGCTCAAGAAGGCGCGGGAGCTCGCCGTGCTCTGCGACGTCGACCTCGGCGTCCTCGTCTTcgacggcgccggcgccggcagGCAGCTCGACTACTGCAGCCCCAACACCAG TTGGAGTGACTTAATCGAGCGCTACGAGAGCATAAATCATGGTGAATATCAG AAACTGTTGGCGGATATCGCAACGTTGAGGCATGAGCGTGACCACCTGGAGGCCAGCGTGAGGAGGCAGGCCGGAGAAGACCTGCCCTCCGGCGCAACCGCGGCAGAGCTCCGCGATCTGGAGCACAAGCTAGAGTGTGCACTGGGTAAA GATAAACTGATGGAGGAGCAGTTGGACGAATCACACCACAGG GTGCACATCCTGGAGGACCAAAACAGCTTTCTTCGCCACATGGACATG ATGAGCGAGGAGGGGCGGCAACGTGCTGCCGTGGAGGCGTCAGCGGAGGTGTCGGAGCTCATAGCGCCGGTGCCACCGGGAACGCTGTTCGGGGGATTCTTCCcggagttggaggaggaggaagCAGCGACGACCATTGTGTACTGTTATTTTCCAGATTGA